One region of Miscanthus floridulus cultivar M001 chromosome 19, ASM1932011v1, whole genome shotgun sequence genomic DNA includes:
- the LOC136526309 gene encoding uncharacterized protein: MNVIFVDAEMAPWSTTGGLGDVLGGLPPAMAVKGSHGMTWSTHVVEATPTSSTTSTLLGASTPSPAMLSSISLEHASLGARQVFEELSLHVDIFCNICISFELPSRMSLGVDQHQPWPPPDELRLTSCDAELRPTPWLSFYMAVRNSTTGHPGRLWKPPWYVSTQQQIWCVLPVLVESWKCLMRPRRFVVFHVPLGISLLDPEVMNASGLSKLKIVNHGRSCDRGVSSVHIIVHTSIASQPWLTPTQGQFVQMKLCIDISFDAVHLRPIPWPCFCGYATPMHLKTSLSVNTMFVNSTQLYLGFWSLICLGWVVVQYKPPWPPPQSNGTWFQLSVSFVISCSLRQSTVPFLHYVSCQECWKLWLELLQNAVQVARLNDIKLSCTWLRVYMIQLFPGKLQALAIILLHLINDRRAMLPLSVGQWGMILSRAYTLKREFLVEGEHLVVTVTSNMQQLFQCCPLEVAGMHAVGVSATLMKAGLLQITIVRCSCHLLALVALMDGQANFTVTYNYIHTCWDCSSLATLVYDKYLVNVALLRTNSIASKMRTLAAQSRHRSTLALHLHAPILLVNIETRIPSRRCWVVIQPAATAAEHASS; encoded by the exons ATGAACGTCATCTTCGTCGACGCCGAGATGGCGCCGTGGAGCACGACCGGTGGCCTCGGCGATGTCCTTGGTGGCCTCCCGCCAGCCATGGCCGTGAAAGGGTCCCACGGGATGACTTGGTCGACACACGTTGTTGAAGCTACTCCAACGTCATCAACAACATCTACACTTCTAGGTGCCTCAACCCCAAGCCCTGCCATGTTGAGTTCGATATCTCTGGAGCATGCCAGCTTGGGTGCACGCCAGGTGTTCGAGGAATTGTCACTGCATGTAGACATCTTCTGCAACATCTGCATTAGCTTCGAGCTGCCGAGTCGTATGTCACTGGGAGTCGATCAACACCAACCATGGCCACCACCTGACGAACTGAGGTTGACGAGTTGTGATGCTGAGTTACGGCCTACACCATGGCTGTCGTTCTACATGGCTGTGAGGAACTCTACCACGGGTCACCCTGGACGACTCTGGAAGCCCCCATGGTATGTATCAACTCAACAACAAATCTGGTGTGTGCTTCCTGTACTTGTAGAGTCTTGGAAATGCTTGATGAGACCAAGGAGATTCGTTGTTTTTCATGTACCTCTTGGTATATCATTGCTTGATCCTGAGGTGATGAATGCATCTGGTCTTAGCAAGCTGAAAATAGTTAATCATGGAAGAAGTTGTGACAGAGGTGTTTCTAGTGTGCACATTATAGTTCATACCAGTATAGCTTCTCAACCATGGCTGACACCTACACAAGGTCAATTTGTTCAGATGAAGCTCTGCATTGATATCAGTTTTGATGCAGTCCATCTCAGGCCAATCCCTTGGCCATGTTTCTGTGGTTATGCAACCCCTATGCACTTGAAGACATCACTTTCAGTGAATACTATGTTTGTGAACTCCACTCAACTCTATTTGGGTTTCTGGTCACTGATCTGTTTAGGATGGGTTGTTGTGCAGTACAAGCCTCCATGGCCCCCACCCCAAAGCAACGGGACATGGTTTCAGTTATCTGTGAGTTTTGTGATTAGCTGCTCATTGCGTCAGTCTACAGTTCCATTCTTACATTATGTAAGCTGTCAAGAGTGCTGGAAGCTTTGGCTGGAGTTACTTCAAAATGCAGTGCAAGTTGCTAGACTCAACGATATCAAGTTGTCATGCACATGGTTAAGGGTATACATGATTCAGTTGTTTCCTGGAAAGCTTCAGGCTCTAGCTATAATTCTTCTGCATCTCATCAATGATAGAAGAGCTATGCTGCCACTTAGTGTTGGTCAATGGGGCATGATTCTATCACGTGCATACACGCTCAAAAGAGAATTTCTGGTGGAAGGTGAACATCTCGTGGTTACAGTAACATCTAATATGCAACAACTATTTCAGTGTTGTCCACTTGAAGTAGCAGGAATGCACGCTGTTGGTGTGTCAGCAACTCTGATGAAAGCTGGACTTCTTCAAATTACAATTGTTCGCTGTTCTTGCCATTTGCTTGCACTGGTAGCACTCATGGATGGACAAGCTAATTTTACAGTCACATATAATTATATACACACTTGCTGGGACTGCAGTTCCCTCGCAACCCTTGTATATGACAAGTATTTGGTAAATGTTGCTTTACTCAGGACCAATTCAATTGCTAGCAAGATGA GGACACTAGCTGCACAGAGCCGACACAGGAGCACGCTGGCGCTGCACCTGCACGCACCGATCCTCCTG GTAAACATAGAAACAAGAATTCCAAGCAGACGATGCTGGGTTGTTATTCAG CCTGCAGCTACAGCAGCCGAGCACGCGAGCAGCTGA